The proteins below are encoded in one region of Reichenbachiella sp. 5M10:
- a CDS encoding DUF6089 family protein: protein MRNSITLTILFALVALCATDSIAQRRNQYGYKRSTSKKYSKYKGGKVGYSGVGNPKYYTIGASINMNNYFGDISKSSSKLSSNYKFIPDGFGITASKVLYPGIYARAGFNYGNIKASDYSTGNSNPGNSDEERSDYGRWQRNYHFKNTITELSAGFEVDLIPSNGGARNRFPINPYLFVGAAVFHHAPKAKAPGATYDSDGDGVADAAVDQAGNVLDVKPGEWIDLQKLGTEGQYSDSLDLKPYSKFQFAIPLGLGVKVKLARSWDLQFEVGFRYLFTDYLDDIGGDYADLDDFGDDYLARAMSERGAETKAMMEGKDRNISGITGQQNVQLNTADLSGWTGGNSYTHGYNYVAGQDRASSKYKDFLVTTQIRLVYILDKKGASRGKFR, encoded by the coding sequence ATGAGAAATAGCATAACACTTACAATTTTGTTTGCTCTGGTTGCTCTATGTGCAACAGATAGTATCGCACAGAGGCGAAACCAATACGGATACAAGAGGTCTACAAGCAAAAAATACTCAAAATACAAAGGAGGAAAAGTCGGATACTCAGGTGTCGGCAATCCAAAGTACTATACCATTGGTGCAAGCATCAATATGAACAACTACTTTGGAGACATTTCTAAATCGAGCTCTAAGCTCAGCTCCAATTACAAGTTCATCCCTGACGGGTTTGGCATCACTGCCTCCAAGGTTCTTTATCCTGGCATATATGCTAGAGCAGGCTTCAACTATGGCAACATCAAAGCCTCAGACTATTCTACAGGCAACAGCAATCCTGGAAACAGTGATGAAGAAAGAAGTGACTATGGCCGTTGGCAAAGAAACTATCACTTCAAAAACACTATCACAGAACTTTCGGCAGGCTTTGAGGTGGACTTGATTCCAAGCAATGGTGGGGCACGAAACCGATTTCCTATCAACCCCTATTTGTTTGTTGGGGCGGCAGTATTTCATCACGCACCCAAAGCAAAAGCGCCAGGTGCCACCTACGATTCTGATGGAGATGGCGTAGCAGACGCAGCAGTAGATCAAGCAGGCAATGTACTGGACGTCAAACCAGGTGAATGGATAGATCTACAAAAACTAGGAACAGAAGGACAGTACTCTGACTCTCTCGATTTGAAACCCTACAGCAAATTTCAATTTGCAATCCCACTTGGGCTTGGAGTCAAAGTCAAACTGGCAAGAAGTTGGGATTTACAGTTTGAAGTTGGGTTTAGATACTTATTTACAGATTATCTAGATGACATAGGTGGTGATTATGCTGATCTCGATGATTTTGGAGACGATTATTTGGCTAGAGCCATGTCCGAAAGAGGAGCAGAAACCAAAGCCATGATGGAAGGCAAAGACCGAAATATCTCAGGCATCACAGGTCAACAAAACGTACAGCTCAATACTGCAGACCTAAGTGGATGGACTGGTGGCAACTCATATACCCACGGCTACAACTATGTGGCTGGACAGGATCGTGCCAGCTCCAAATACAAAGACTTTTTGGTGACCACCCAAATTAGATTGGTGTACATTCTAGACAAAAAAGGTGCTTCGAGAGGTAAATTCAGATAA
- a CDS encoding thioredoxin family protein — protein MKKLIAFTFTILLLQSVQGLAQILKPAKWSLDISVSEPAIGQEVDLIFEVKIDDQWYLYSSDFDPDLGPMVTTFEFEPDMSYELVGELVPVNPQKKYDSLWEGEYTYFKKTAQFKQTIKVVEENPVVTGSYSYQVCTDVDGKCIPFEDDFDFAPLLGSKTIVEVATTTESKSPDSEVKEGLLSQRSSNDPYSLWGFMIAAFLAGLAAIFTPCVFPMIPMTVSFFTGGSGAKWKGVFYGLSIILIYTVIGSVIAPFMGAETANELATNWIPNVIFFAVFVLFALSFLGLFEITLPNKFVNNIDKQSDKGGLIGIFFMAFTLVVVSFSCTGPLVGTILVESAGGQILKPILGMFAFSLAFALPFTVFALFPSLLNNLPKSGGWLNSVKVVLGLLELAFAFKFLSIADQAYHWHILDREVYLAIWIVIFAILGFYLLGKIRFPHDSPSDKTSIGGLVLAIATFSFVVYLIPGMFGAPLKALAGYLPPQSSQDFNLSAVASGPVESTICEVPKYADDLHFPHGIQGYFDYDQALACAKQQNKPVFIDFTGHGCVNCREMEARVWSDPQVLQRLNEDFVMLALYVDDKTDLPESEWVKSSYDGKMKKTIGKKNADFQISRFNNNAQPYYVILDTNGELLIPAKAYDLNVASFVEFLDRGKLAFGQVTK, from the coding sequence ATGAAGAAATTAATCGCATTTACATTTACAATATTATTATTACAAAGTGTCCAAGGACTCGCGCAGATACTCAAGCCTGCCAAGTGGTCTTTGGACATTTCTGTTTCTGAGCCTGCCATAGGCCAAGAAGTGGATTTGATTTTCGAGGTGAAAATCGACGATCAATGGTATCTCTATTCCTCCGATTTTGATCCTGATTTGGGCCCGATGGTGACAACTTTCGAGTTTGAGCCAGACATGAGTTATGAGCTGGTCGGAGAGCTCGTTCCAGTAAATCCCCAAAAGAAATACGACTCCCTTTGGGAAGGGGAGTATACTTATTTTAAGAAAACGGCACAGTTTAAACAGACCATCAAAGTGGTGGAGGAGAATCCAGTAGTGACGGGTAGTTATTCGTATCAGGTCTGTACGGATGTGGACGGAAAATGCATTCCCTTTGAAGATGATTTTGATTTTGCCCCTCTGCTCGGGTCGAAAACCATAGTCGAGGTAGCTACAACTACTGAATCAAAATCTCCAGACTCAGAGGTTAAGGAGGGCTTGCTTTCGCAGCGCAGTAGCAATGATCCTTATAGTCTCTGGGGTTTTATGATTGCCGCATTTTTGGCTGGATTGGCTGCTATTTTTACGCCGTGTGTGTTTCCGATGATCCCGATGACAGTGTCTTTTTTTACAGGGGGCTCTGGTGCCAAGTGGAAGGGCGTGTTTTATGGACTATCGATCATCTTGATCTATACTGTCATCGGTTCGGTGATTGCGCCATTTATGGGAGCCGAGACGGCCAATGAACTTGCCACCAACTGGATTCCCAATGTGATCTTTTTTGCAGTCTTTGTTTTGTTTGCTCTTTCCTTTTTGGGACTATTTGAGATTACCTTGCCCAACAAATTTGTGAACAACATCGACAAGCAATCTGACAAAGGCGGTTTGATCGGCATTTTCTTCATGGCCTTTACCCTAGTAGTGGTGTCTTTTTCTTGTACTGGACCACTCGTCGGTACGATATTGGTCGAGTCAGCGGGGGGGCAGATTCTCAAACCTATCTTGGGAATGTTCGCTTTTTCTCTTGCTTTCGCTTTGCCATTCACTGTTTTTGCTTTGTTTCCGAGTTTGCTCAACAACCTGCCTAAGTCTGGAGGTTGGTTGAATAGTGTCAAGGTCGTTCTTGGTTTGCTAGAGCTGGCGTTTGCCTTCAAATTTCTCAGTATTGCCGACCAGGCGTATCACTGGCATATTCTAGATAGAGAAGTCTACTTGGCCATCTGGATTGTGATTTTCGCGATACTCGGGTTTTATTTATTAGGCAAGATTCGTTTTCCCCACGACTCACCGTCAGATAAGACGTCTATCGGTGGTTTAGTATTGGCTATCGCTACCTTTTCCTTTGTTGTCTATCTGATTCCGGGGATGTTTGGTGCTCCACTCAAGGCCTTGGCGGGGTATTTGCCACCACAGAGTTCGCAGGATTTCAACTTGAGTGCGGTCGCGAGTGGGCCCGTCGAAAGTACGATTTGTGAAGTGCCCAAGTATGCAGATGATTTGCATTTCCCACACGGGATACAAGGTTACTTTGATTACGACCAAGCATTGGCATGCGCCAAACAGCAAAACAAGCCAGTATTTATTGATTTTACTGGGCATGGCTGTGTCAACTGTCGTGAAATGGAAGCCCGTGTGTGGTCCGACCCACAAGTGCTCCAGCGTCTCAATGAGGATTTTGTAATGTTGGCGTTGTATGTCGATGACAAGACAGATCTGCCTGAGTCCGAATGGGTCAAGTCGAGCTACGATGGCAAGATGAAGAAGACGATAGGTAAGAAAAATGCTGATTTTCAGATCAGTAGATTCAATAACAACGCTCAGCCATATTATGTTATCTTGGATACAAATGGTGAATTATTGATTCCTGCCAAAGCCTATGACTTAAATGTTGCTAGTTTTGTAGAGTTTTTAGATCGAGGGAAGCTGGCCTTTGGGCAAGTGACCAAGTAG
- the metK gene encoding methionine adenosyltransferase yields the protein MPYLFTSESVSEGHPDKVADQISDSLLDHFLAFDNQSKVACETLVTTGLTVLSGEVKTNSYVDVQQVARDVINKIGYTKGEYQFDGNSCGVISAIHEQSPDINQGVERASEEEQGAGDQGMMFGYATSETENYMPLALDLSHMLLQELALLRRENKEIGYLRPDAKSQVTIEYSDDNKPVRIDAIVVSTQHDDFAGEAEMLDKIKKDIVGILIPRVIARLKPEIAALFNDDIKYHINPTGKFVIGGPHGDTGLTGRKIIVDTYGGKGAHGGGAFSGKDPSKVDRSAAYATRHIAKNLVAAGVADEILVQVSYAIGVAEPMGIFVNTYGSAKVDLNDGQIAAKISEIFDMKPAALIKRLKLMNPIYSETAAYGHMGRTPEVKTVAFNSPAGAIEQEVETFTWEKLDYVDQVKAAFGI from the coding sequence ATGCCATATTTATTTACATCTGAGTCAGTGTCTGAAGGACACCCAGATAAAGTAGCCGATCAGATTTCGGACTCTCTTTTAGATCATTTTTTGGCTTTTGACAATCAGTCAAAAGTAGCATGTGAAACTTTAGTAACTACTGGCTTGACGGTGTTGAGTGGCGAAGTGAAGACCAACTCGTACGTCGATGTACAGCAAGTGGCCAGAGACGTCATCAACAAAATCGGATACACTAAGGGCGAGTACCAGTTTGACGGCAATAGTTGTGGGGTGATTTCTGCGATTCATGAGCAGTCTCCAGATATCAATCAAGGAGTAGAGCGAGCAAGCGAAGAGGAGCAAGGAGCAGGAGATCAAGGTATGATGTTTGGGTATGCGACGAGTGAAACGGAAAACTACATGCCGTTGGCCTTGGATCTTTCGCACATGCTGTTGCAAGAGTTGGCCTTGCTAAGAAGAGAAAACAAAGAAATAGGTTACCTCAGACCAGATGCTAAATCTCAAGTGACCATCGAATACAGTGATGACAATAAGCCCGTGCGAATCGATGCGATCGTAGTGTCTACACAGCACGATGATTTTGCGGGAGAGGCTGAGATGTTGGACAAAATCAAAAAGGATATCGTTGGAATCTTGATACCACGTGTGATTGCGAGGTTGAAGCCTGAGATCGCAGCGTTGTTCAACGATGATATCAAATACCACATCAACCCGACAGGAAAATTTGTGATCGGTGGACCTCATGGTGACACAGGATTGACAGGACGAAAAATCATCGTCGATACCTACGGAGGAAAAGGTGCACATGGTGGAGGAGCTTTCTCAGGAAAGGATCCCTCGAAAGTGGATCGATCAGCGGCCTACGCGACTCGTCACATTGCCAAAAACCTCGTAGCTGCTGGTGTAGCGGATGAGATACTGGTACAGGTATCGTATGCGATCGGTGTGGCTGAGCCGATGGGTATTTTTGTCAATACCTATGGTAGTGCGAAAGTAGACCTCAATGATGGCCAGATCGCAGCGAAGATTTCAGAGATATTTGACATGAAGCCTGCAGCTCTGATCAAGCGTCTTAAGCTGATGAACCCGATCTATTCGGAGACGGCAGCCTATGGTCATATGGGTAGAACCCCAGAGGTGAAAACAGTCGCGTTCAATAGCCCAGCAGGAGCGATTGAGCAAGAAGTAGAAACTTTCACTTGGGAGAAGCTGGATTATGTAGACCAAGTGAAAGCAGCTTTCGGAATATAA
- a CDS encoding DUF6089 family protein has protein sequence MKHKILPILSAFLFLGHLATAQRSEIGLGVGAMSYAGDLYRGYNILQQNAGVEAHYRINYDKDVSFRFSLLYGQISGNDDRPFDALGEARQASFSRQILEGSAVMEFHFLDYKNPKSMIKWSPYLFGGVGVIKLFNINGEDISGIQPVIPFGAGVKHLLGRKFSIGLEFGARKTFTDLLDGISDNEPYEKLTFQFGNPEDKDWYYFVGLSFSYVIFKTQCTYKYTPNKTLYR, from the coding sequence ATGAAACATAAAATATTGCCGATTCTGTCGGCATTTCTTTTTTTAGGCCATTTGGCAACTGCACAACGCTCCGAAATCGGATTAGGAGTCGGAGCGATGAGCTATGCTGGTGACCTATACCGAGGCTACAACATCCTACAGCAAAATGCAGGAGTAGAGGCACACTACCGAATCAACTATGACAAAGACGTCAGTTTTCGATTCTCTCTACTATATGGTCAAATCAGCGGCAATGACGACCGCCCGTTTGATGCACTAGGAGAAGCTAGGCAAGCTAGCTTTAGTAGACAGATCCTGGAAGGAAGCGCAGTGATGGAGTTTCATTTCTTAGACTACAAAAACCCTAAATCAATGATCAAATGGTCTCCATATCTCTTTGGCGGAGTTGGGGTGATCAAACTATTCAACATCAATGGAGAAGACATCAGTGGGATACAACCTGTCATCCCCTTCGGTGCAGGTGTCAAGCATCTCCTCGGTAGAAAATTCAGCATTGGTCTTGAGTTCGGTGCACGAAAAACCTTCACAGACCTTCTGGACGGCATCTCTGACAATGAACCCTATGAAAAACTCACCTTTCAATTTGGGAACCCCGAAGACAAAGATTGGTATTATTTTGTTGGACTCTCCTTTTCATATGTCATCTTCAAGACTCAATGCACCTACAAGTACACGCCTAATAAAACACTATACCGCTAA
- a CDS encoding pyridoxine 5'-phosphate synthase, with protein MTKLSVNVNKIATIRNARGANNPNLVQVVKDCERFGAQGITVHPRPDERHISTDDVYQISQVCTTEFNIEGYPDARYLRFIEEVRPAQATLVPDPPEAITSNAGWDTVARESFLKEVVAQIKSYGVRVSIFVDPSEQIIEGAAKVGTDRVELYTEPYASGYHQDKVAAVAAYAQAGQLANQLGLGVNAGHDLDLDNLRFLKEQLPYLDEVSIGHALVCDALYLGLENTIQMYLKQLK; from the coding sequence ATGACAAAACTCAGTGTTAACGTAAATAAAATTGCGACAATTAGAAATGCACGTGGGGCGAATAACCCCAATTTGGTGCAAGTTGTCAAGGACTGTGAGCGCTTCGGTGCACAAGGGATCACGGTACACCCTAGGCCGGATGAGAGACATATCTCTACAGATGATGTCTATCAGATCAGTCAAGTCTGTACGACTGAATTCAATATCGAAGGGTACCCTGATGCTCGCTATTTGCGATTCATTGAGGAGGTACGTCCAGCGCAGGCGACTCTAGTGCCCGATCCCCCGGAGGCTATTACCTCCAATGCAGGCTGGGACACGGTGGCTCGGGAGTCTTTTTTGAAGGAAGTCGTCGCACAAATCAAATCTTATGGGGTCAGGGTATCGATCTTTGTAGATCCATCGGAACAGATAATCGAAGGAGCGGCCAAGGTAGGGACAGACCGAGTGGAACTGTACACGGAGCCTTATGCGTCTGGCTATCATCAAGACAAAGTAGCCGCAGTAGCGGCTTATGCACAGGCGGGGCAATTGGCCAATCAACTGGGCTTAGGGGTCAATGCAGGCCATGACCTAGATTTGGATAATCTTCGGTTTTTGAAAGAACAGTTGCCATACTTGGACGAAGTGTCGATTGGGCATGCACTCGTGTGTGATGCCTTATATTTGGGCTTGGAAAATACAATTCAGATGTACCTAAAACAGTTGAAATAA
- a CDS encoding SAM-dependent methyltransferase, translating into MRGKLYLIPTVIADDTEDKVLSPQIKEVIQRLDYFLVENVRTARRYISKLKLGLVIEELQFEVLDKKTKRPIIQKYLEAVAQGKDVGVMSESGCPGVADPGAEAVAVAHLMGIEVVPLTGPSSILLALMASGFSGQSFVFHGYIPIDKKDLRMKIQEMERAAIQQRQTQIFMDTPYRNQKLFGELLQACSGETLLCVAKGITGPEQYIRTLKIKEWKREKIDLHKVPTIFSIYS; encoded by the coding sequence ATGAGAGGGAAATTATATTTGATTCCGACAGTCATCGCTGATGATACTGAGGATAAGGTGCTTTCCCCACAGATCAAAGAGGTAATTCAGAGGTTGGACTATTTTTTAGTAGAAAATGTACGGACTGCACGTAGGTACATTAGTAAATTAAAATTGGGGTTGGTAATCGAGGAATTGCAGTTTGAGGTGCTTGATAAAAAGACCAAACGACCGATCATTCAGAAGTATCTAGAAGCTGTAGCTCAGGGCAAGGATGTGGGGGTGATGTCCGAATCCGGCTGTCCGGGAGTGGCAGACCCTGGAGCAGAGGCTGTGGCAGTGGCGCACCTGATGGGTATCGAAGTAGTACCGCTGACGGGTCCGTCTTCTATTTTGTTGGCTTTGATGGCGTCTGGGTTTAGTGGCCAGTCTTTTGTGTTTCACGGATATATCCCCATAGACAAGAAGGATTTGAGAATGAAAATTCAGGAAATGGAGCGTGCGGCCATACAGCAGCGGCAGACACAGATATTCATGGATACACCGTACCGGAATCAGAAACTGTTTGGAGAACTGCTACAGGCATGTAGTGGAGAGACACTACTATGTGTCGCCAAAGGAATCACAGGGCCAGAACAATATATTCGAACCCTCAAAATCAAGGAGTGGAAAAGAGAAAAGATTGACCTTCATAAGGTTCCAACTATTTTTTCGATTTACTCCTGA
- a CDS encoding alpha/beta fold hydrolase, translated as MLEVSNLKEEGEFRFIEEGEGKVMLLLHGLFGALSNWESVVDKFSKDYKIIIPMLPIYELPVREAGLGKLIEYLEGFIAYKGLDNFDLMGNSLGGHMALMYVLKHPDKVDRLILTGSSGLFENAMGSSFPKRGNYDFIKQKVEYTFYDPKTATKEYVDEIFNTMQSMPMCLRIVGIAKSAQRNNLAHELHKIKNDTLLIWGLNDTITPPRVGHEFNRLLTNSTLRFIDKCCHAPMMERPDAYNDILEDFLNQRKSA; from the coding sequence ATGCTTGAGGTATCAAATTTAAAAGAAGAAGGAGAGTTTCGGTTTATTGAAGAGGGAGAAGGCAAGGTTATGCTACTACTCCATGGATTGTTTGGTGCATTGAGCAACTGGGAATCGGTCGTAGACAAGTTTTCCAAAGACTATAAAATCATCATTCCGATGCTCCCAATCTATGAATTGCCCGTGAGAGAGGCGGGGTTAGGAAAACTCATCGAATACCTTGAAGGTTTCATCGCCTACAAAGGTCTAGACAATTTTGATCTGATGGGCAACTCACTTGGAGGACATATGGCACTCATGTATGTCCTCAAGCACCCTGACAAAGTAGATCGATTGATTTTGACGGGAAGCTCTGGGTTATTCGAGAACGCCATGGGAAGCTCCTTCCCCAAACGAGGCAATTACGATTTCATCAAGCAAAAGGTTGAATACACCTTTTATGACCCGAAAACTGCCACTAAAGAATATGTGGATGAAATCTTCAACACCATGCAAAGCATGCCTATGTGCCTTAGGATCGTAGGGATTGCAAAATCCGCACAAAGAAATAATTTGGCCCATGAACTGCACAAAATCAAAAATGATACGTTATTGATTTGGGGATTGAACGATACGATCACTCCTCCACGTGTCGGACATGAGTTCAATAGGCTGCTCACAAACTCTACATTACGGTTCATTGACAAGTGTTGTCATGCACCAATGATGGAGCGACCAGATGCTTACAACGACATCCTTGAAGACTTTTTGAATCAACGAAAGAGCGCATGA
- a CDS encoding CvpA family protein, with protein MNVIDIVILVFLLVGAVTGFRKGLLMEIISIAAFFVAIFLGIKLLDWGIMVLADHIHGYDNLLPIISFTIIFVVIMIGLHLIGKTVKKLLDLTLLGSLDDIAGSLLGIVKWALFISIVFWIYHSFGGTLDSDLTKTSFLFEPISSFAPGLFSLFSGLFPYFLEFFEHSEEFINQQDVNV; from the coding sequence TTGAACGTCATCGATATAGTCATACTGGTCTTTTTATTGGTCGGCGCAGTGACCGGTTTTCGCAAAGGCCTACTGATGGAGATCATATCCATTGCGGCATTTTTCGTAGCGATATTCTTAGGTATCAAATTACTCGACTGGGGCATTATGGTCCTTGCTGACCATATTCATGGCTATGACAACTTATTGCCGATTATTTCATTCACCATCATCTTTGTGGTGATCATGATTGGCCTGCACCTGATTGGCAAAACAGTCAAAAAACTGCTAGATCTAACGCTATTGGGTAGCCTAGACGATATCGCTGGCAGCCTATTGGGGATTGTCAAATGGGCCTTGTTCATCAGTATAGTTTTCTGGATCTACCATTCTTTTGGCGGAACCCTAGATTCAGACCTGACAAAAACCAGTTTTTTGTTTGAACCAATATCATCCTTCGCTCCAGGATTATTTAGTTTATTTTCGGGGCTGTTTCCGTATTTTTTGGAGTTCTTTGAGCACTCCGAAGAATTCATAAATCAACAAGATGTTAATGTGTGA
- a CDS encoding CBS domain-containing protein, translating into MIARDLINYTIPPLKPTDKIKKARNWMNEFHIHELPVVDQGEFIGIFNEDLLFDHVEGAQRIEEFHMLSAHLYVDQNEHYYEVLKKAYESSSNLVAVLNEEKKYIGCITVQDVVEAFSKMSAINSPGTILVISMNMIDYSMSEIGRIVESEGGKILSSFIENTDESGAIRLTLKLNLQNGSHIISALQRFGYQISSIYGKGEEDKFEKERLDTLLRYLKV; encoded by the coding sequence ATGATAGCACGAGATTTGATAAACTACACCATACCACCTCTAAAGCCTACAGATAAAATAAAGAAGGCCAGAAACTGGATGAATGAATTTCACATTCATGAGTTGCCAGTCGTGGATCAGGGTGAGTTTATTGGAATCTTCAATGAAGACTTACTCTTCGATCATGTAGAAGGAGCACAGCGTATCGAAGAATTCCATATGCTCAGTGCCCACCTTTATGTAGACCAAAATGAGCACTACTATGAAGTACTCAAAAAGGCTTACGAATCCAGTTCCAACTTAGTGGCCGTACTCAATGAAGAAAAGAAATACATCGGGTGCATTACAGTTCAAGATGTAGTCGAAGCATTCTCCAAAATGTCTGCCATCAATAGCCCTGGTACTATTCTCGTCATCTCCATGAACATGATCGATTACTCCATGTCAGAGATTGGTAGAATCGTAGAATCTGAAGGTGGGAAAATCCTCAGTAGCTTCATCGAAAACACGGACGAAAGCGGAGCGATTCGCCTGACACTCAAACTAAACCTACAAAACGGGTCTCACATCATCTCTGCCCTCCAGCGATTTGGCTATCAAATCAGTTCTATCTACGGCAAAGGAGAAGAAGATAAATTCGAAAAAGAACGGCTCGACACCTTATTGAGATACCTCAAAGTCTAA
- a CDS encoding alpha/beta fold hydrolase has product MDLLNYKVLGEGQPLIIIHGFLGSLDNWLTLGKRFAENFQVYLIDQRNHGKSFHSEEWGYEKMVEDLEYFIEELEIENPILLGHSMGGKTVMQYTAFYPDKVDKLIVADIGPKSYPPHHQKILEGLSAVPISALESRQQAEEVLQQYVPDLGTRTFLMKNIQRSGEGFSWKMNLPVLSEQIEKVGEALSHHLPIETETLFVRGGNSNYILDEDWSEIEEIFPHAELETVANAGHWLHAEQPDDFYNKVMNFIG; this is encoded by the coding sequence ATGGATTTGTTGAATTATAAGGTGCTTGGAGAGGGACAGCCCTTGATCATTATACATGGGTTTTTGGGTTCTTTGGACAATTGGTTGACTTTGGGAAAGCGGTTTGCGGAGAATTTTCAGGTATATCTGATTGATCAGCGTAACCATGGTAAATCGTTTCATTCGGAGGAATGGGGCTATGAGAAAATGGTGGAGGACTTAGAGTATTTTATCGAGGAGCTTGAGATCGAGAATCCGATTCTACTTGGGCATTCGATGGGAGGCAAGACCGTGATGCAGTACACGGCATTTTATCCCGACAAGGTGGACAAGTTGATCGTGGCGGACATTGGTCCCAAATCATATCCACCTCACCATCAGAAGATACTGGAAGGACTATCTGCCGTGCCGATTTCTGCCTTAGAATCCAGACAGCAGGCCGAAGAGGTGCTCCAGCAGTATGTCCCCGATTTGGGTACACGAACGTTTCTGATGAAGAATATACAGCGGTCGGGAGAAGGGTTTTCTTGGAAAATGAACCTACCTGTACTCAGTGAGCAGATTGAGAAGGTAGGTGAGGCGCTAAGTCACCATTTGCCAATCGAGACAGAGACTTTGTTTGTGCGAGGAGGCAATTCGAATTATATTTTGGACGAGGATTGGAGTGAAATTGAGGAGATTTTTCCTCATGCGGAGTTGGAGACCGTGGCGAACGCGGGTCACTGGCTACATGCCGAGCAACCAGACGATTTTTACAACAAGGTGATGAACTTTATAGGATGA
- a CDS encoding NAD kinase — protein sequence MRIALHGRINREDSLAYLDQIIEEIEANHSEVVITPELLHSAHKHFTCKKPEVIESKADLSSVDYFFSLGGDGTLLETVSKVGSLETPILGINLGKLGFLATINKKDIKPALGRFFAKEFSFDERMLIHLDSNHSIFNGQNFALNEVAILKRDTSSMIIVHCYIDGEFVNTYWADGLMVSTPTGSTGYSLSAGGPLVLPQSDSFIITPVSPHNLNVRPLIVSGSSIISFEIEGKGRSFLTSLDSRSYKVDNSISLSVRKESFCAKLIKLKGYNFFDTLRQKLNWGLDIRN from the coding sequence ATGCGCATCGCCCTACACGGTAGAATAAACAGAGAGGACTCTCTCGCATACCTCGATCAAATCATCGAAGAAATCGAAGCAAATCACTCCGAGGTAGTCATCACACCAGAGCTATTGCACTCAGCCCACAAGCACTTTACTTGCAAAAAACCCGAGGTTATAGAATCGAAAGCAGATTTGTCGAGTGTCGATTACTTTTTCAGTTTAGGAGGTGACGGGACCCTCCTCGAGACGGTCTCGAAAGTCGGCAGTCTCGAAACCCCTATCCTTGGCATCAACTTGGGCAAACTTGGGTTTCTTGCAACTATCAACAAGAAAGATATCAAACCTGCTTTAGGGCGTTTTTTTGCCAAAGAATTTTCATTTGACGAACGGATGTTGATCCACCTCGATAGCAACCATTCTATATTCAACGGGCAGAATTTTGCACTCAACGAAGTAGCTATACTCAAGCGAGACACTTCGTCGATGATCATCGTCCATTGCTATATCGATGGCGAATTCGTCAATACCTACTGGGCAGATGGACTGATGGTATCCACTCCCACTGGCTCCACGGGCTACTCCCTGAGTGCAGGCGGACCATTGGTTCTGCCTCAATCAGATAGTTTTATCATCACACCTGTAAGTCCACACAATCTCAACGTCCGCCCTTTGATCGTATCAGGGTCGAGCATTATTTCCTTCGAAATCGAAGGAAAAGGAAGATCATTCCTGACTTCACTCGACTCTAGATCATACAAAGTGGACAACTCCATTAGTCTCTCCGTACGGAAAGAATCCTTCTGTGCCAAGCTCATCAAACTGAAAGGGTATAACTTTTTCGACACCTTGAGACAGAAACTTAATTGGGGTCTAGATATTAGGAATTAG
- a CDS encoding GatB/YqeY domain-containing protein translates to MSLKDQINADIKAAMLAKEKEKLTALRAIKSMILLAETEKGAQEEINEDAEMKLLMKAAKQRKDSIDLFREQGRDDLADKEQGELDVISQYLPQQLSEDELKIELQKVIEQVGAAGPQDMGKVMGAASKALAGRADGKTISTVVKSLLS, encoded by the coding sequence ATGAGCCTCAAGGATCAAATCAATGCCGACATCAAAGCAGCCATGTTGGCCAAAGAAAAGGAAAAACTAACCGCCCTCAGAGCGATCAAATCAATGATCCTTTTGGCAGAAACCGAAAAAGGTGCTCAAGAAGAAATAAACGAAGATGCTGAGATGAAGCTTTTGATGAAAGCTGCCAAACAAAGAAAGGACTCTATAGATCTATTTAGAGAGCAAGGAAGAGATGATCTAGCAGACAAGGAGCAAGGCGAGCTGGATGTCATCAGCCAATACCTCCCTCAGCAATTGTCAGAAGACGAGCTTAAGATTGAACTACAAAAAGTCATCGAGCAAGTCGGAGCTGCAGGCCCTCAAGACATGGGCAAAGTGATGGGAGCAGCGTCCAAAGCACTCGCTGGTCGAGCAGACGGCAAAACGATTTCTACAGTTGTCAAGTCACTATTGAGTTAA